TATATAAGAAACAATCTTTATAATTTTTCATCTTTGTTTATTCAGTAATATGCTTTTTGGTGTATTTATGTAAAACAATATAATACAATAATATAACAATTGATAGAATGATCACATTAAAAATATTAGGTGTCCAATGGGTTACACTGGAAAATAAGTAGACATTAAGAACTGTACCTGGAATCATACCGATGAAACTTCCTAAAAAATATTTTTTAAAATCAATTGTTGTCATAGAACATAAATAATTTAACATTGCTGCTGTAATAATAGGAACATTCCTCATATATAAAACATAATAAAATCCATTTTTCTGTATTTTCTCCATATAATACTCATAATTAAGACTATGCTTTTCTTTGTACTTTTCAAACCAACTGTATAAAAATTTTTCACTAAGTAACCTACCGATAGCAAAAGAAATGATTGCAAATACATTAGCAATAATCAATGAGGCTACCAATCCTCTTCCTATTCCCATGGTAAGAGCTGCTCCGGCTTTTATCCAAGACATTGGCACAAACAAACAACATAGTATAATACCTGCAATTATGTACCCAATAAAAAATAGATCTAATTCTTTATAATAATCAATTTGTTGAAAGAAATAGTCTTTACTCATAAAGTTAAAATAATGGTTATATATATATACAATGATTAATACGAACAATGCAATCCCTATTAATTTCATACGCTTTTGGAATATATCACTCATATATACCCTTCTTTCTAGCTAGAATAACATTTTAACCTTAAAACAACTTAGTTCATGTATCCCTTAATATTTTTATTCCAACCCATATTGTAAAGGATTATTGCTAAAATGTCTAGCTTGGAATATACCCTTCTTATAACTATTTATATGAGAAAAGGTTTCAAATAGTGATTAATGTATAAAAAACAGATGAACTCACCTTATACCATCTATCTGAACTTACATAAGATGAGTCATACACCAATAACTTGGGAAGTCAATCCAGTGTACTTATTTAATACTATAAAAGCTCTAATCGACCTTTTTGTGTTAATGCCACACGATTATCTGTAACAACAACATACTCATTTTCAAGGGATTTATAAATGACTTTGTTTAAAAAAACTTCCTTCCATCGTAGTTGTAATTGTATCGATTCAATACCATATAGATCCTTGGTATCATCTGTTTTCTCCAGATTTTTCAAATGAAGCAACAACGTCATTGTAGCCATTTCAATTTCTTGCTCTTTTTCTTTTCTAAGATTGGCAATAATACCATCCTTAGGTGCTATCGTTACAACGATCAAAAATATAATACCAATCATCACAGCCATAGCTCCTGCAATGGAAACATCTAATAAAAATGCCATATAAAAACCAAGCACAGTACTGAGCATACTAAAAAAAATGCTCAATCCTATAATTTTTTTTAATTGGTGGGTCAAAAAATAAGCAGAAATTGCAGGCCCCACCATTAATGCAATAACCAGTACGGCTCCCACTGCATTAAATGCCCCAACTGCTGTAACAGATACCAATCCCATAAAAGAATAATGAATCACCACAGGAGAAATACCTAATACAAATGCCAAAGATTGATCAAAGGTTACAATTTTTAATTCTTTATAAAAAAGAGTTATATAGATGGTATTGATTAAAAGTATCAACCCCATCATATAAATGGATTTGGCACCAATATCCACACCATTAACCACCATTCTTTCAAAAGGTGCAAAAGCAATCTCTCCAAGAAGCACTGCATCTAAATCAAGATGAACATTTCCAGCATACCGACTAATGAGTATAATGCCTATACTAAACAAAAAAGGAAATATCAATCCAATGGAAGCATCTTCGCTAATTAATTTTGCTTTATGAACCAGTTCAACTAGAAAAACCGTTGCCAAACCTGTTAATGTTGCGCCTAATATCAGTAAAGGAGATGATAAATCTTTTGTGATAAAAAAGAAAACCACAATCCCTAATAGTATGGTATGACTAATGGCATCACTCATCATAGCCATTTGTCTTAGGACTAAAAAAACACCTACAAGAGCACAAGAAACAGCTGTTAATATCCCGATAATCAAAATCTCTATTTGAAAAAGGCTCATATTATATGCCTCCTTCTAAGAATCTTTTATTTTTCTGCATTGAATAATGCTTTTTATTCTTAAAACATCTAACTTTTTTCCAAACTATCCCTTTATAAGGCGCAAACAAAACAGAGACAAAAGCAATTATACTCATTATAATAACAATAATGGGTCCAGTAGGCATTTTTGTGATTAACGTACTTAATACAGTCCCTAAAATTCCTGAGAGTGTACTAAATACAGCTGATATAATGACCATTTTCCATAAATGATTGGTCCAATGTCTAGCCGCAACACCAGGTGCAATTAACATCGCGCTCATCAGTACCACCCCCACTGTTTGTAACCCCAATACAATAGCAATAACCAATAAACTGGTTAAAATCATATCCAAACCTCTTGTTGAAAAACCCATAGAAGCGGCAAAGGCTTGATCAAAGACAAACACTTTAAATTCTTTCCAAAAAACCATAACCATTAACATAACCAATAGCGCCATAATCAACATAAAAATAACATCACTTTTTAATAAAGTAGCCGCTTGCCCAAAAAGAAATCGTTCTAAACCAGCTTGATTGGCATTAGGTATCTTTTGAATATAGGTTAATAATACCAACCCTAATCCAAAAAAAACAGATAATACCATAGCCAAACAACTATCGTATTTTATTTTTGTATGATTGTAAATATACATAACAATGACTACACCTACTATACCCGATAACAATGCCCCTAGCAGGAGTATAGGGGTTGATTTAACCCCTGTTATGATAAATGCAATACATATCCCTGGAAGTGTGGCATGAGAGATTGCATCCCCTATCAAACTTTGTTTTCTTAGCACTGCAAAGGAACCCAATACACCACTAATGATTCCAAAAATACAAGAACCCATTCCAACCACCATTACTGTATAATTTAAAAAATAATTACTGAGCCATCCCATAACCTCACCTCTATATTATACTAAGCCTCTTATCCTCTCATCACGACCATTAAATTTTATAAGTTGACTGGATATTAGCGTCATTAAAAACATCTTCGATTGTTCCTGTTGCTATAATTTTTTTATTTAACAAGGTTACCCGATCAAAATAATCAGGCACCGTTTGTAAATCATGATGAACCACAACGACTGTTTTCCCTTTATCTCTCAAGGCTTTTAAAATCTGAATAATTGCCTTTTCAGTCTTAGTATCAACCCCTTGAAAGGGTTCATCCATAAAGTAGACTTCTGCATCTTGCACCAATGCCCTGGCTAAAAAAACCCTTTGTTGTTGGCCACCTGATAGTTCATTGATTTGTCTGTCTTTGTAGGCTAACATACCCACTTTTTCCAAAGCTTCTAATGACAACGCTTTATCTTTTTTAGAAGGTCTTTTAATCCAACCAATGGCTCCATATCTTCCCATCATTACCACATCTAAAACATCTGTTGGAAAGTCCCAATCCACACTGCCTCTTTGTGGCACATATCCTATTTTTTTACGTTGTTTGTTATAAGGTTGCTCCCAAAAAGATACTTTTCCTGCAACTGGTTTGATTAAGTCAAGCATTGTTTTAATGAGGGTTGATTTTCCAGCACCGTTTGGACCAACAATTGCCATTAATACCCCTTTTGGTATATTCAAATCCACATCCCATAAAACAGGTTTCTTTTCATATGCAACAGTTAAATCTTTCACCTCTACTACTAGACCTTGCATTGTATCACCTTCTTATTTATTGATGTAGCGCAGATACGATGGTATCAATATTATGGCGTACTGTTCCAATATAACTCTCTGTATCGGTCCCTTTATCTCCAAGAGCATCTGAGAATAATTCCCCACCAATTTCTACTTCAAAGCCTTGTGCCCTTACTGCTTCTCTAAGTGCCTCAAC
The genomic region above belongs to Natranaerovirga hydrolytica and contains:
- a CDS encoding TVP38/TMEM64 family protein, with product MSDIFQKRMKLIGIALFVLIIVYIYNHYFNFMSKDYFFQQIDYYKELDLFFIGYIIAGIILCCLFVPMSWIKAGAALTMGIGRGLVASLIIANVFAIISFAIGRLLSEKFLYSWFEKYKEKHSLNYEYYMEKIQKNGFYYVLYMRNVPIITAAMLNYLCSMTTIDFKKYFLGSFIGMIPGTVLNVYLFSSVTHWTPNIFNVIILSIVILLYYIVLHKYTKKHITE
- a CDS encoding metal ABC transporter permease, producing MSLFQIEILIIGILTAVSCALVGVFLVLRQMAMMSDAISHTILLGIVVFFFITKDLSSPLLILGATLTGLATVFLVELVHKAKLISEDASIGLIFPFLFSIGIILISRYAGNVHLDLDAVLLGEIAFAPFERMVVNGVDIGAKSIYMMGLILLINTIYITLFYKELKIVTFDQSLAFVLGISPVVIHYSFMGLVSVTAVGAFNAVGAVLVIALMVGPAISAYFLTHQLKKIIGLSIFFSMLSTVLGFYMAFLLDVSIAGAMAVMIGIIFLIVVTIAPKDGIIANLRKEKEQEIEMATMTLLLHLKNLEKTDDTKDLYGIESIQLQLRWKEVFLNKVIYKSLENEYVVVTDNRVALTQKGRLELL
- a CDS encoding metal ABC transporter permease, producing the protein MGWLSNYFLNYTVMVVGMGSCIFGIISGVLGSFAVLRKQSLIGDAISHATLPGICIAFIITGVKSTPILLLGALLSGIVGVVIVMYIYNHTKIKYDSCLAMVLSVFFGLGLVLLTYIQKIPNANQAGLERFLFGQAATLLKSDVIFMLIMALLVMLMVMVFWKEFKVFVFDQAFAASMGFSTRGLDMILTSLLVIAIVLGLQTVGVVLMSAMLIAPGVAARHWTNHLWKMVIISAVFSTLSGILGTVLSTLITKMPTGPIIVIIMSIIAFVSVLFAPYKGIVWKKVRCFKNKKHYSMQKNKRFLEGGI
- a CDS encoding metal ABC transporter ATP-binding protein; this encodes MQGLVVEVKDLTVAYEKKPVLWDVDLNIPKGVLMAIVGPNGAGKSTLIKTMLDLIKPVAGKVSFWEQPYNKQRKKIGYVPQRGSVDWDFPTDVLDVVMMGRYGAIGWIKRPSKKDKALSLEALEKVGMLAYKDRQINELSGGQQQRVFLARALVQDAEVYFMDEPFQGVDTKTEKAIIQILKALRDKGKTVVVVHHDLQTVPDYFDRVTLLNKKIIATGTIEDVFNDANIQSTYKI